The DNA segment GGCCGCCAGCGTCCGGGACTCCACGGACAGTCGCGTCTCTATCCACGCCGGAGATCTGAACTCTCGAGCGGTTCGTCTGGCACGAACCAACGCACAGGAATCAGAAGTGGCGGATCTGGTGGAAGTGCGCCGCTCGGATCTCTTCTCCGCGTTCAAGGACCTCCTCGGGACCGTGGATGTGCTGACAGCGAACCCGCCATACATCGACCCAAAGGAGAGGGACACACTCCCCCCGGAAGTGAAAAACGCAGACCCGAAGGAAGCGCTCTTCGACCCTGCGGGAGGTACGGGGTTTCACCAGAGGATCGCGGAACAGGCGCGGGAGTTTCTGCAGCCCGGCGGATGGCTTCTTTTTGAAATCGGCGAGGCACAGGGGCCGGAAGTGCGCGACCAGTTGGAGATGCTGGGCTTTGTGGACGCGGAAGTGCTGCCGGACTTCGCAGAGCGGAACCGGATTGTGCGCGCCCGGTGGATGGGTCAGGAGTAGATCCGGCGGACTGATTCGTTCGTCGGGAAGGGAGCGGGACGCTGGACGCCATGGTCGTGCAGGGAAACGGTCCTCTGCGGGGCCGCGTTTCCGTCAGCGGGTCGAAGAACGCCGCGCTTCCCGTGCTGGCCGCGTCGCTTCTCTTCGACAAGCCCTCCGTGG comes from the Gemmatimonadota bacterium genome and includes:
- the prmC gene encoding peptide chain release factor N(5)-glutamine methyltransferase produces the protein MKTGGTVSLRDLVSEAEVILRSGNCSCSEDPRREATTLLEAAVGATRVDILVRPDLTADAEGVARYMEMIDRRSKGVPLQLLVGKTGFHDIVLRVERGVFIPRPETEVLVELALGAIRERLSSSTEPIRVLDLCTGTGAVAIAVAASVRDSTDSRVSIHAGDLNSRAVRLARTNAQESEVADLVEVRRSDLFSAFKDLLGTVDVLTANPPYIDPKERDTLPPEVKNADPKEALFDPAGGTGFHQRIAEQAREFLQPGGWLLFEIGEAQGPEVRDQLEMLGFVDAEVLPDFAERNRIVRARWMGQE